A region of Pempheris klunzingeri isolate RE-2024b chromosome 15, fPemKlu1.hap1, whole genome shotgun sequence DNA encodes the following proteins:
- the nedd8l gene encoding NEDD8, with protein sequence MLIKVKTLTGKEIEIDIEPTDKVERIKERVEEKEGIPPQQQRLIYSGKQMNDEKTAADYKIQGGSVLHLVLALRGGSSLHTPCTHLSSMS encoded by the exons aTGCTGATCAAAGTGAAG ACACTCACTGGAAAAGAAATAGAGATCGACATTGAGCCCACAGACAAG GTGGAGCGAATTAAAGAAAGGgtggaagagaaggaggggatCCCCCCGCAGCAACAGAGACTCATCTACAGTGGAAAACAGAT gAACGATGAGAAGACGGCTGCAGACTACAAGATCCAGGGAGGCTCAGTGCTCCATCTTGTGTTGGCGCTAAGAGGCGGCTCATCGCTCCACACGCCCTGCACACACCTCTCCTCCATGTCGTGA
- the LOC139214171 gene encoding zona pellucida sperm-binding protein 3-like codes for MVTHRCLGVIILAVFATTVANASIKVVCAKDSVRITWRINAELVPHAARLFLGSCMPSKLDTLPTGEGEAHFDYQFDDCKFKRQVKGKHLLYKSELTYRPQAKPKPAAFTHPIECVYKRPDGFIPPFLNPGSGVSAGRGGLVFHMALLNEQLTGVAKTNVIPLGSFMPIWAAVEQKSHQPLLLLMEECVAATTPELHPGSEVYPIISNNGCLLDSMRGNSVFLPRYHSSAIILYLQSFKLGVGMEVYIHSKLVAWDPEILDESKKACHYIRENGRWELLDDPSRNSLCNCCDYTCKSRFKRGIERESHGFSYSSVLGPLIIVDPSDSKTHNV; via the exons ATGGTGACTCATCGCTGCCTAGGTGTGATAATCTTGGCTGTTTTTGCAACAACAGTTGCTAATGCAA GTATCAAAGTAGTCTGTGCAAAAGACTCTGTCAGAATCACATGGAGGATCAACGCAGAGTTGGTGCCACATGCGGCTCGTCTCTTCCTGGGAAGTTGTATGCCATCTAAGTTGGATACTCTGCCCACCGGAGAGGGAGAAGCACATTTCGACTACCAGTTTGATGACTGCAAATTTAAAAGACAG GTGAAAGGGAAACATCTTCTTTATAAAAGTGAACTGACTTACAGACCGCAAGCAAAGCCCAAACCAGCCGCCTTTACGCATCCCATTGAGTGTGTTTATAAAAG GCCTGACGGGTTCATTCCTCCTTTCCTGAACCCTGGATCAGGTGTTTCTGCTGGCCGAGGGGGCCTGGTCTTCCACATGGCTCTCCTCAAcg AGCAATTAACTGGTGTAGCAAAGACAAATGTCATCCCCCTGGGCTCGTTCATGCCAATATGGgcagcagtggagcagaagtCCCATCAACCCTTGCTGCTGCTCATGGAGGAATGTGTGGCAGCCACGACACCGGAGCTGCACCCTGGTAGCGAGGTTTACCCCATCATCAGCAACAACGG GTGTCTTTTGGACAGCATGAGGGGAAACTCTGTGTTCCTCCCCCGGTATCACTCGTCTGCAATCATCCTTTACCTTCAGTCCTTCAAGCTTGGTGTCGGAATGGAG GTGTACATTCACTCCAAACTGGTTGCGTGGGATCCTGAGATTCTTGACGAAAGCAAGAAAGCGTGCCACTATATAAGGGAAAATGGGAG ATGGGAACTACTTGATGACCCCTCTCGGAACTCCCTCTGTAACTGCTGTGACTATACCTGCAAGTCTCGCTTCAAAAGAGGAATCGAACGGg AGTCCCATGGCTTCAGTTACAGTTCTGTGTTGGGACCCCTGATCATTGTGGATCCATCTGACTCAAAGACCCACAACGTATGA
- the LOC139214593 gene encoding zona pellucida sperm-binding protein 3-like — MMAFFWQGALLLSLAAATLVHADMKLDCRTDSVTLVWTESRSQADPSLFRLGSCFPTSFTDREAVFNVDFNDCNFRRMVTGDQLTYTNDLTYFSFPDSHILPISHPVVCAYERPKDWYPMIYDPVFNTYGQEALVFHIGLMNGDFSGPAESTSFPLGSFIPIMASVAQKSHQPLLLLLEECVAATTPELLPESSIYPIITNKGCLVDSKTSRSKFEPRQNSSEIHLSLQAFRFALGEEVFIHCKLVAWDPAGLDNTKKACHYNKDHGWELLDNPADSTLCDCCDSSCRSRWMRSTVSGTHGIIQKAVLGPLTITEGDS, encoded by the exons ATGATGGCTTTCTTTTGGCAAGGTGCGCTGCTTTTGAGCCTGGCAGCTGCCACGTTAGTACATGCAG ACATGAAACTGGACTGCAGGACTGATTCTGTGACGCTGGTGTGGACGGAGAGCAGATCCCAGGCCGATCCCTCCCTCTTTCGCCTGGGGAGCTGCTTCCCCACCAGCTTCACGGACAGGGAGGCCGTTTTCAATGTGGATTTCAACGACTGCAACTTCAGGAGGATG GTCACTGGGGATCAGCTGACATACACCAACGATCTAACCTACTTTTCCTTTCCTGACTCCCATATTCTCCCCATCTCTCACCCAGTAGTCTGTGCATATGAGAG GCCCAAAGACTGGTACCCTATGATTTATGACCCAGTGTTCAACACATATGGTCAAGAAGCTTTAGTGTTCCACATCGGACTGATGAACG GTGACTTCTCAGGCCCTGCTGAGAGTACTAGTTTTCCTCTGGGCTCCTTTATCCCAATCATGGCTAGTGTGGCACAGAAGAGCCATCAGcccttgctgctgctgcttgaggAATGCGTAGCGGCTACCACACCAGAGCTGCTGCCTGAGAGCAGTATATACCCGATAATCACCAATAAGGG ATGTCTTGTGGACAGTAAGACATCACGCTCAAAATTTGAACCAAGGCAAAACTCATCAGAGATCCACCTGTCCCTGCAAGCCTTTAGGTTTGCTCTTGGAGAAGAG GTGTTTATTCACTGCAAACTAGTTGCTTGGGACCCTGCTGGTCTGGACAACACCAAGAAGGCCTGCCACTACAACAAAGACCATGG CTGGGAGCTGCTGGATAACCCTGCAGATAGCACTCTTTGTGACTGCTGTGACTCCAGCTGCAGGTCCAGGTGGATGAGGAGTACAGTGTCAG GGACGCATGGAataatacaaaaagcagttctGGGACCACTTACCATCACTGAAGGAGATTCATGA
- the LOC139214172 gene encoding E3 ubiquitin-protein ligase RNF212B-like, whose translation MTSGLCAGLKMDWFHCNQCFTKRGSKFAVSSCGHICCEGCIKTKQCSVCGASCSYLPVTDEMKPQEKVFFKDPVKLIQSRLEHISQIALFQRTQMERVTAHFKHKSAELERRLKEVTEQGYRQLSELKRENADLKKQLLELKRETAELKKPLSQRRVSPGQIQIDGTQRMSLPVAVTSPVTPRSRTMSLLGSGESQGWARDRGRSLSSLTTPGSAASLSSHSSLHEHVHRTPTSLITPTRSLRQTPNVFQFQFMSGLSIQSPRL comes from the exons ATGACGTCAGGGCTGTGTGCAG GCCTAAAAATGGACTGGTTCCACTGCAATCAGTGCTTCACAAAGAGAGGGTCAAAGTTTGCTGTGTCCAGCTGTGGCCACATCTGCTGTGAAGGATGCATTAAAACTA AGCAGTGCAGCGTATGTGGGGCCAGCTGCAGTTACCTTCCTGTCACAGATGAG ATGAAGCCACAGGAAAAGGTGTTTTTCAAGGACCCTGTGAAGCTCATCCAATCACGGCTGGAGCACATTTCACAG ATTGCGCTTTTTCAGCggacacagatggagagagtcACGGCTCACTTCAAGCACAAGTCTGCTGAACTGGAAAGGCGTCTGAAGGAAGTCACTGAGCAGGGTTACAG GCAACTCTCTGAGCTGAAAAGAGAGAACGCCGACTTAAAAAAGCAACTTTTGGAGCTGAAAAGAGAGACTGCTGAATTAAAAAAGCCACTGTCTCAGAGAAGG GTTTCTCCAGGCCAGATTCAAATCGATGG TACTCAAAGGATGTCCCTCCCTGTAGCGGTCACTTCCCCAG TTACCCCTCGTTCAAGAACTATGAG TCTCTTAGGCTCGGGAGAGTCGCAGGGCTGGGCCAGAGACAGAGGTCGCAGTCTGTCCTCTCTCACA acTCCTGGATCAGCTGCCTCTCTTTCCAGCCACAGTTCTCTTCACGAACATGTACACA ggacaccCACATCCTTAATCACTCCTACAAG AAGTCTGCGTCAGACTCCGAATGTTTTCCAGTTCCAGTTTATGAGTGGATTATCAATACAGTCACCCAGGCTTTAA
- the homeza gene encoding homeobox and leucine zipper encoding a, whose amino-acid sequence MATYSEHYGRNGLRLSMKEPFDGKVTKTECEGKLEVKRSSKDLQHSASSTESNASGVASFTTNHNSVVCLPLVSEGLKLVWTQSDQTRELDSIPELVQAFNLFPYPSSREVNALARVCALPLDKVKVWFMVQRIKYGISWSSEEIEETRRKLAVPELCDDSTETQEEGKTKSKSSSCDELVIKDGDEVEGALSSLTPQKKKPKCESPDSYKPAKPTTPCFSSTLPPPQDSYFYRPPADTPANTAADVSLDLSESASRQHRHGRYKKSKAQLAALRKSFLRENWPAETELRRLQEETGLSRNDIRKWFSDSRYQLRVGRGSLAAAQSYSHHAAVGGKPDQQIQPLPLTTQKTRQPNGVKGSEGARSNGIRNSHFFQTFLSNSLEAFGERVLDAEGYDAMEELSGDGDSIKDEEQSEEQPLQLTKTCKIEPEVPQEPPGTLKSSPCSSPSGSPPLTASPNKLISKSISTSKKSAHSAKASPSQTPSRVSGASSSTTTSPALTPAGRPRKTKEQLDVLKQHFLRCQWPKSEDYTELVKLTGLPRADVIQWFGDTRYAVKNGQLRWVKGVRDQFLAELAAQQSSSGLSNGSGSGTSTRAAGRKRKSPANGTSTDSPDIQPLVSYYLSTGPLHEKDLDTLCKKSRMSYQQVRDWFAAQDVGGTDQEPIVTD is encoded by the coding sequence ATGGCAACCTACAGCGAACATTACGGCAGAAATGGACTACGTCTGAGCATGAAGGAGCCTTTTGATGGGAAAGTAACAAAGACAGAATGTGAAGGAAAGCTCGAAGTTAAACGCTCCTCCAAGGATTTGCAGCACTCTGCCAGCTCGACTGAAAGCAACGCAAGTGGTGTGGCTAGTTTCACCACGAACCACAACTCTGTGGTGTGCCTGCCTCTGGTGTCAGAGGGACTGAAACTGGTATGGACGCAATCGGATCAAACCCGTGAACTTGACTCAATTCCAGAGCTGGTCCAAGCCTTTAACTTATTCCCATACCCATCATCCCGTGAGGTTAATGCCCTGGCCCGGGTGTGTGCCTTGCCACTGGACAAAGTTAAGGTGTGGTTTATGGTGCAGAGAATTAAATATGGTATCAGCTGGTCCTCGGAGGAGATCGAGGAGACACGGCGGAAGCTGGCAGTGCCTGAGCTTTGTGATGACTCTACAGAAACCCAGGAGGAAGGCAAAACGAAGAGCAAGAGCAGTAGCTGTGACGAATTGGTAATTAAAGATGGCGATGAAGTGGAAGGTGCTCTGTCCAGCCTCACCCCTCAGAAGAAGAAACCAAAGTGTGAGTCACCAGATTCCTACAAGCCAGCCAAACCCACTACCCCGTGTTTCAgttccaccctccctcctcctcaggaTTCATACTTCTATCGCCCACCAGCGGACACGCCAGCAAATACTGCAGCCGATGTCTCCCTCGACCTTTCAGAGTCCGCTTCACGACAGCACCGCCATGGACGCTACAAAAAGTCTAAAGCCCAACTCGCTGCCCTTCGAAAGAGCTTTCTGAGAGAGAATTGGCCTGCGGAGACGGAGCTCAGACGTCTGCAGGAAGAAACTGGGCTGAGCCGTAATGACATTCGTAAGTGGTTCAGTGACAGCCGCTACCAGCTTAGGGTTGGCCGAGGAAGCCTGGCAGCAGCCCAGAGCTACTCTCATCACGCTGCTGTTGGAGGTAAACCTGATCAACAAATTCAACCTCTACCACTTACTACTCAAAAGACTCGTCAGCCAAATGGGGTGAAGGGCTCCGAGGGAGCCCGTAGCAATGGGATTAGAAATTCACATTTCTTTCAGACCTTTTTGTCAAACAGCCTGGAAGCATTTGGCGAAAGGGTGCTCGATGCAGAAGGATATGATGCTATGGAGGAGCTTTCTGGCGACGGGGACAGTATTAAAGATGAGGAACAAAGTGAAGAACAACCCTTACAGCTGACCAAGACCTGCAAGATTGAGCCAGAAGTTCCACAGGAACCACCAGGTACTTTAAAATCCTCTCCCTGCTCTTCCCCTTCTGGCAGCCCACCACTGACTGCCTCGCCCAATAAACTGATTTCAAAGAGCATCAGCACATCAAAGAAGTCAGCCCACTCAGCCAAAGCCAGTCCCTCACAAACGCCCTCACGCGTCTCAGGGGCTTCCTCATCCACAACCACATCCCCTGCCCTCACTCCTGCGGGCCGACCAAGAAAGACCAAGGAGCAGCTGGATGTGTTGAAGCAGCACTTCTTACGCTGCCAGTGGCCCAAGAGTGAAGATTATACTGAACTTGTTAAGCTTACAGGTTTACCCCGTGCAGACGTTATTCAGTGGTTTGGGGACACACGGTATGCCGTTAAAAATGGCCAGCTGCGCTGGGTGAAGGGCGTCCGTGACCAGTTCTTGGCAGAACTCGCAGCCCAGCAAAGTAGCAGTGGTTTATCAAACGGAAGTGGCTCTGGGACATCAACTCGGGCTGCTGGCCGCAAACGAAAATCTCCAGCAAACGGAACAAGTACAGATTCCCCCGATATTCAGCCATTGGTATCATATTACCTGTCAACAGGCCCACTACATGAAAAAGACCTTGACACTCTATGCAAGAAATCAAGAATGAGTTACCAGCAGGTGCGAGATTGGTTTGCAGCTCAGGATGTTGGGGGGACCGACCAAGAACCCATTGTCACGGATTAA
- the dhrs1 gene encoding dehydrogenase/reductase SDR family member 1 encodes MSLSGWVCVVTGASRGIGRGIALQLSEAGATVYITGRQEKTLKQTAAQVKERGGNCVPVVCDSTKDEDIVELFERIKREQNGRLDVLVNNAYAGVQAIFENMGKKFWETDPSIWDSINNTGLRGHYFFSVYASQLMVAQGRGLIINVSSIGGLQYLFNVAYGVGKAACDRLASDMAVELKSRGVASVSLWPGAVQTELVSQYILEKDTPQGVDSRFKDVFANGETTELSGKCIVNLAKDKHLMSLTGKVLMTCDLARRYGIKDIDGRAVADYTSLKFLLTQVPYLSWLSAVVPSFLRLPRFMLTLANSRF; translated from the exons ATGTCCCTGTCCGGCTGGGTGTGTGTAGTAACAGGTGCCTCCAGAGGCATTGGCAGGGGCATAGCTCTGCAGCTGTCTGAGGCCGGAGCCACCGTCTACATCACAGGGCGCCAGGAGAAGACTCTGAAACAGACCGCTGCACAG GTTAAGGAGAGGGGTGGAAACTGTGTCCCAGTTGTCTGCGATTCTACAAAAGACGAAGATATCGTGGAACTGTTTGAGCGGATCAAACGTGAGCAGAACGGCAGGCTGGACGTCCTGGTTAACAATGCCTATGCTGGAGTACAA GCAATCTTCGAGAACATGGGGAAGAAGTTCTGGGAAACTGACCCGTCCATTTGGGATTCCATCAACAACACAGGCCTCAG GGGCCACTATTTCTTCTCCGTTTATGCTTCCCAGCTGATGGTGGCTCAGGGTCGAGGTTTGATAATCAACGTTTCATCCATAGGGGGGCTGCAGTACCTCTTCAATGTAGCATATGGCGTGGGTAAAGCCGCT TGCGACAGGCTGGCATCTGACATGGCTGTGGAGCTGAAGAGCAGGGGAGTGGCCTCTGTCAGCCTGTGGCCAGGAGCGGTGCAGACAGAGCTGGTGTCTCAGTACATTCTGGAGAAAGACACACCTCAGGGTGTTGATTCCAGG tttaAAGACGTTTTTGCCAATGGAGAAACCACAGAACTGAGTGGGAAGTGCATCGTCAACCTGGCAAAAG ATAAACATCTGATGTCTCTGACTGGGAAAGTACTCATGACCTGTGACCTGGCAAGGCGCTATGGGATAAAGGATATTGATG GACGGGCTGTAGCTGATTACACGTCCCTAAAATTCCTCCTGACACAGGTCCCATATCTCTCCTGGCTGTCAGCTGTTGTCCCTTCATTCCTACGCCTGCCGCGCTTCATGCTCACCCTGGCAAACAGTCGGTTCTGA